The nucleotide sequence GAGGAGGGGGACATACTTCGCTTCAAACGCGGGATGAAGTGGAAGCGTGTCCCCCGCCAGCAAAGTGTGTCCCCCGCCGGTTCGCCGCCCTACTTCTTCCGCTCCTCCGGGGTCTTCTTTTTCTCGACCTCGGGTTTTTCGGCTTCGGGTTTCGACTTGCCCGTTTTCCCGGGCGGGACGCAACCGCATCCGCATCCGCAGTTCTTCTCTTCGGCCATCCGTCTCACCTCCTTTCCGGTGGATCCTTTGGTTCCTTCGGTTTCGCCTGCTGCGCGCGCCGGCATCCGCAGATGCATCGCTTCGCGAAATCGCGGGGGAGCCGGTATTCCTGGAAGCTCTTCCCGGCCATCCGGACGATCCTTTCCTGGAGCTTCTTCTTTCCGTCGTGAAGCCGTTTCCGGAGCGCCCCTTCCGTGATGCCGAGGAAGGCGGCGGCGGACGCGGTCGGCAGCTCTTCGAGATAGCAGAGAAGGACCGGGAACCGGAGCGTGTCGGACAGCGAGGCGACGATCCGGCCGATCTCCTCCCGGAAAACATCGGCTTCCCGCCGTTCCTTCCCGGCGTCCAGTCCGGCGTCCGCCGGAGGAGACGTCAGCTCTCCCGCCTCCTCGATCGCCCGGAAACGGGCGTGTTCCCTGCGCGACGCCAGGGCGAGGTTCCGGGTGATCTTCCGAAGCCACGGGGGGAAGGCGCTTTCCTTCCGGAGCTCCTTCAAGGACCGGAACGCGGCAACGAACGCTTCCTGGGCGGCATCCTCCGCAAGCCCCCGATCCCTCAGGATCTGGAACGCCGTGGCATAGACG is from Thermodesulfobacteriota bacterium and encodes:
- a CDS encoding RNA polymerase sigma factor translates to MQREEEIDLVRKAREGDTAAFGEIVRRYRNPVYATAFQILRDRGLAEDAAQEAFVAAFRSLKELRKESAFPPWLRKITRNLALASRREHARFRAIEEAGELTSPPADAGLDAGKERREADVFREEIGRIVASLSDTLRFPVLLCYLEELPTASAAAFLGITEGALRKRLHDGKKKLQERIVRMAGKSFQEYRLPRDFAKRCICGCRRAQQAKPKEPKDPPERR